The Balaenoptera ricei isolate mBalRic1 chromosome X, mBalRic1.hap2, whole genome shotgun sequence region ctgatttctgtgtgttagatttatatcctgtaactttactgaattctggGATTTTTTGGACGTATTTTTAGTATTCATTCTCTAGGAGCTGCCAATTCTGTCAGGGTTGGCAATCTTCTGCAAAGAGGTAAGAAGTAGATATTTAAAACTTGATGGGCCCAGAGGCAAAATTGAGAATATCATGTAGGTACCTATacaaaaagagaatttaaaaatttccacaaattgatgaaatacaaaatataataatttttgtaATACAGGTCTATTCATGCGAAGATTACAGTTATTTTGGGGGGACAACATTTTACTTAACTATGGTACAAAGTTAGTGTTCCCTACCATTAAAAtcaatccaaatgttcatctgTTAAGGCTGATCTGTAATGAGATTctatatgtttcattttttaaatataccttTTAAAACAGGTACTGTTAAACACTGATATCATggaataattacatatatatatatatatatatatatatatatatatagagagagagagagagagagagagagagagagagagagagagagagagagagagagagagattgattctgttgtttttgtttctctggagaactctaatacTGCTCGTATACCCAATACCAGGCTCTCTGgtactccctccccccacctcctcaaAGCAAGGAGTTCAGACCAGAGGTCTAAGGAGGCTTTTCCTTGCGCCCAAACCCAAATGCTGTCACCAGCCACAGCCCATAATTCCGAAGCATTCTTGTCACGAGGACAGTAAGGAAGGCGGCCAGGGCTGCAGCCCAGGCTGACAAGAGTGTACCAGAAAAAGCAAAAGCACAAGGGAGCGAGCACCCTTGCCACTTCGGCAACAAGCTGCACTAGGCCTTTAGGGCTCGGAAAGACCCTTCCCGGCAGCCAAGTGAGAGCACAGGAAGGGTGGCCGAATCTGTCCCAAACGGGCCTCCCCTACACTTCCTTAGCCACTGCTTCCACACTGCTGAaacagaagtagaaaagaataccCTAAAAGTCCCATCCATTTGGGGACACTTAACCCATAGTGACAACACTCCAcatattccccctcccccccccaaataCACAAAACCAAGATCTGTTCCCAAACTGTGTCCTTAAATCTCACCTCAAAAGATTAGTGCTGTCTACAACTTCAGCCTAAAGGATGCGTTTTCCCAAGCCGAATGAATGAGAATGAGATTATATTCTGAAGAGTTCCTACCATCACTCTcaacactaaagaaaataaaattgaatttgagAAAACAGCTAAGTCGGTTTGCATGCAACGTCTGGACCAAAACGCCTTGGAAATTTAGTGTTTAAAAATGGAACGCCATCCTGCTTTTGGGGAACAAGGGCACAGTCTGGCACACACACGATCACACAATACCAAAGCAGCGTGCTGATTTTACACATTTGAGTTACTAAGATTTGTAGAAGGATCCGCACACAAATGAAAGCTGCCCCGTGGACTACCCGCACCTCTCGAAACGGAGCCAGAACTGGAAACTGCAAAGCACAGCTGACACCTCTGCTCTGGGGCCCGCCCCGCCCTCGCcccgccccactcccaccccgctCTGCACCGAACACATTCGCACTGCAGCTGAGAAAGGCCACATCGCAAATGACCTCTGTAGATTCATAGGCACACTGTCCACTTCGAATGAACGAATCCATCTTGGAGCTAAAAGGGAGCTATCTGCTTCTGCTTGCCGCCTCCTGCCAGGGAGATAAGCTATTCCCCTTTCATAGATGAGGTAAATCCGAACCACAAGCTAGGAGGGTCAGAATGGCTTTATCATGGACCGAGGGCTGTAGCGACAACAGCCTAGTACTGAATCCAGTGATTCCCACGAACACGTACGGGGCGCGTGAAACACAGGGGGAACTGGGCGATCACGCAGGCGGACATCGAAATACGCTAAGCAATCAGAGTCACCGTGAAAACATCATGCAGCTGAAGTAGCGAGCCAGAGCTGTGCAAATTAGTCCTCAGTCGGAAAGAAGGACGCGGGGGGAGGGGAGCCTTGCGGGGgaagaggggtgggtggggacaggtgggtgaaaacagaagaggaaaggggGCGGAAGGGGCTCTCATGGTTCTGTTGCCGTTTCTGGGGAAGAGAATCGGAGACTCTACTCCGATTCTACCATATGGTTTCTTTTCTGCCACTATTGTGGAAACAACGTAACTTGTAGTCAACCGCATTCCTCTGGTGGCAACAGGGGTAAGATACACTGCAAAGGCAGAAGCGCCGGGTCAACGCCTCTTGTGTCCCCGTAAACGCGCAGGCGGGTGCGTGAGGTTCGGGGACAGGCACAGAGTCGCTGGGAGTGACTCGTCAGATCCCCTGGCCCGACGGGGAGATGGTTTCCTGCAGAACGAGGTGCAGGAGGTGGTTCTGCTCGGCGCTCAACAGGGGCCACATCTCCACCTGCAGCGACTTGACGGCTTCCGTGTCCTTCTCGTGGGTGGCCATGACCAAGGACTGCAGCAGCAGGAAGAGCTCCTCGGGAAGCGGGCCGCTGCCGTCCTGCCCGTGGCCGTCGAAGGCCTCCCAGGAGTACTTCTCCAGGGTGTGCGCGTGCTCCGGCAGGAGCTTGGCGGGCGGCGGCTgcaggagcagcagcagcagcacgcGGGACACCTCGCAGCGGACCAGCACGTCGGCGAAGGCGCCCAGCGCGGCGGGGGAGGGCGCGGCCGCGGCCGCGGAGCCCGCGCCGGGCGGGAGCAGCGCGAGCGGTGGGGCGGAGGCCGCGCCGGCCCCGGGCTGCGGCCCCGGCGGCTTGGGCTGCGGCTGCGGCGGGGGCTGCGGCCCCGGCGGCGGCAGCGGGTGGGCGCCGTGCTCCAGCGCCAGGCGCTGCATGCGCGTGAAGAGCGCCAGGGCGCCGCTGTAGTCGCGCGCCAGCAGCTGGCAGGACGCGGCGTCGCCGAGCGCCTGCAGGGCGGCCAGGGGCAGCTGGGGCAGCTGCAGCTGCGCGGCGCGTTGGAAGtggccggcggcggcggccggctgGCCCAGGTCGCGCAGGGCGGCCGCCAGCTCGAGGCAGAGCGCGGCGGCGGCAGCCGGCTGGCCTAGCTCCAGGTGCAGGCGCACGGCGGCGCccagggcggcggcggcggcctgcAGCGGCTCCCCGTAGGCGGCGGGGCAGGCCAAGCGCTGGTGCGCGTCGCGCTCCTGCCGCAGGAAGAGGCGCGCGGCCTCGGTCAGCGCCAGCGCCTCCCCGGGCCCGTGGAAGAGCGCCTGCTGGCAGCGGGCCACGGCCAGCTGGCACCAGGCCGCGTACGGCAGGCACTCCTGGGCGCGCAGCTCGCGCCCCAGCTGGCTGAACTGCTCGCCGGCCTCCGCCACGTTCGGCTTCCGCAGGAACCGCTTCTTCAGCTTGTTGCACACCTGGCGGTAGCGCGCCAGGAAGTCCCCGGCCTCAGGCCCGGGGCCCGAACCGCCGCCCAGGCCGGCCGCGGAAGCCGCCATGTTCGCCGCCTAGGCATTTCCGGGCGCGCTGACGCAAGTGGGCGCAAGTGCTGGGCGACGGCGGCGGGCTGCGACGCGCACCGCGTCGGGCTCCGGCCCACCGCGCGACCGCGCCGGCGCGGCCGCCCGGAGCTCTCGTCCTCCTGGTGATACACAAAATCGCAAGCGCGGAGGCCCGTGCGGGACTGGCTGCGGGTGGCGTATGCAAATCGAGGGccctggggcggggcctggcccGCCGTCCGGGGTTCCGTGAGCAGACCAAGGGTgctggggcggggcctggctgGGCGCCCGCTGTTGCTAggtgacagcttttttttttttaatttatttattttatttatttatttttggcagtgttgggtctttgttgctgtgcaggggcttttctctagttgcggcgcgcgggggctactcttccttgccgtgcgcgggcttctcattgcggtggcttctcgttgtggagcacggcttctaggcgcgcgggcttcagtagttgtggcacacgggctcagtagttgtggctctcgggctctagagcacaggctcagtagttgtggcgcacggccttccttgctccgcggcatgtgggatcttcccagaccagggctccaaccggTAGGTGACAGCTTGTTTACGCAGGTTGCCAAGCAGGGCATCTCTTGGCATCTCTAggggaacacagccaaaaactctTGACCCCGCGTGACCCTAATTCCGACTTTGCCTTTGTGTTGATCGTGTCCCGCCCACCCCAATCCCCATCACGCCTCCATCTTCCCGTCAAAGCCCCTGCCCCATGGGAGTCCATGCCCAGCGCTCTGGCCACCCACCCCTGCATCCCGCACCCAGGGCGGTCGGTCGCCCTATCACCACGCTGCCCTCACGGTGTCGAGCGCCGCCGCAAGGAACCCCGTCCCTCTGGGGACTTTGGCCCGGCTCCGGCTTGCGCAGAGCCAGCGGGGGAGCCTTCCGTTGTCCGGCCTCACCCGAGGCCCCagtccgcccccacccccgccgcagCCAGCCTCTCCCACCCAGGGCCACCccgtgcactgtcaccgtgagagaCCGCTCCTCTCTGTCTGTCACCCCCgactccacccccccaccccccaactccggCCAGACCCCCGCCCTCCATCCCTCCGACGAGGGgtgtcccaccaccaccacctcccccgcCAAGTGAGTGAAGCACGCGCAGGGCGTCTCTTGAAACACTTTATTGACTCGCAATGACTGTGCCCAAGGGGGCGGGCAGGCCGGGCCTGCCCGGGCTGTGCGGTCGGTCGGTGAGCGGGCCTGGCGCCTGACGgccgcgccccccgccccgccccccccccccccccccggaggcCGGGGACCCAGGTGTCGCTGGGCAGCTAGTGCTGGGCCGGGGCCGCCTGGGAGATGGTGCTAGTGCTGAAGAAGCCGCTGAGCAGCGCGTTGTTGCGGGCCGCCACGTCCACCAGCTCCGGAGTGAGGCGCCTCCGGCCGCTGTTCTGGGCCTCATGGCCCGCCCGCCCCAGGACCCTGGCCGTCAGGTACTGGATGATGGCCCCTAGGGAGACGGGTGCGGAGGAGCTCAGGCGCTGGGCGTAGTGGCCCTCCCGCAGGAGGCGCTCCAGGTGGCTCACGGAGCAGGACCGCTCGGCTCGGGCGGTGCGGGAGCGGCGACCGGGTGACCCTCCACGGCCCCTCTTCCCCGGCATGCTGGCCGTTGGGCAGCTTTCTGCGACGGCCTCGCTCTGCGGTGCGCTGGGATGAGGGGCGGTCGGTTGTGCCTGCTGGTCCCAACATCTCAAGACAACCGGTGTTCTCAGGCCCCTACTCCGTATCCTAGCGACCACAGGCCGGGCCCTcattggttggggggggggggtcgagCACGCCCCGTAACACGTAGACCCTGTGAGGTCACTGCTTTCCCatagcccctcccccaccccacctcaccccgcccccacccccaccgccggGGTCCTGGGCCTGCAAAGAAATGGCGCTGGCAGGACCCTGCTCGCCGTGCTCGCTGGACCCTCTCTTTGCTGGAACTCTCACTGTCCACCGGACGGGAACTTTGTACAGAGAAGGCAGCTAATGGCGGGCCATCCAGGGGCACCAAGTATACACTGGCGGTGCTGGGCCACCATCACGACTATATATCTACTTCCAAGACGTTGGCACCAGCCCAAAGAGAAACCCCTGTACCCGCCAGGCAGTCACTCGCCACTGCCCCCTCCTGcagtgtcccccaccccaccccaccccaccccccatagtCCCCAGGCAACCACTCGTCTGCTTCCTGTGCACAGACGTTTGCCTGCTCTGGAGACTTCCTAGAGGTGGAAGCAGACAATAAATAGGTGGCCTTTTGTGTCCGGCTGCTTTCACTTATGTTTGCGTTAGGGTTCATCCACGCGGTAGCACCAATCAGCACTTCATGCCTTTtcctggctgaataatattccaatgcGTGGCTAGGCCACACATGTTGTGTATCCGCTCAGCAGCTGAGGTACATTTGGGTGACTTCCACCTTGTGCCTGTTGGGCATAGTGCTGTGGTGAACATTCCTGTGCAGGGTTCTGCTTGAACGcctgttttcaactcatttgggtttACAACCCATGGGATAGatctatgggtttatttctggactcgtAGTTCTactccactgatctatgtgtctatccttatGCTAGTGCCACATAGTTTTGAGAACTGTAGCTTTGGACTAAGTTTTGAAAtagggaagtgtgagtcctccatgCCTTGGTACACTCCCCAAAATGTATACTGTTAATCTTTTTCCTGGCCTTCCCGAAAGGGACCTACACCTTTTTAATCAGTGTGATTTTGAATTGGGGGAGAAACCTTTTGGGGACTATTGGACACTGGCCTTGAACTCACGCTGATTCCAAGAGACCCAAAGTGTCACTATGGTCCATCAGTTATAGTAGGAGATTATGGAGGTCTGGTGATCAATGAAATTTTAGCTTAGGCCCGTCTCCATTGGGTCCAGTGGGTGCCCAGACCCATCCTGTGGTTATGTCCACAGTTCTGGAAGGCAAAATTAGGAGAGACATATTCAGCAACTGGCAGACCCCACGATGTATCAGTTTCCTGACCTGTGGAGTGAGGGTTATTTTGGTAGGAAAGGCCAAATGGAAACCATTAGAACTGCCTctatctagaaaaatagtaaacCAAAAGCATTGCATATACCTGAGTGGATTTCAGAGATTAGTGGCACCATCAAGGACTAGAAACATGCAGGAGTGGTGATTTCCTGCATATCCCCATTAAACTAGCCTATTTGGCCTGTGCAGAAGACAGATGGGTCTTGGAGAATGACAGTGGATTTTCATAAGCTTGACCAGGTGGTGATTTCAATTTCAGGTGCTGTACTAATGTGGTTTCATTGCTTGAGCAAATTGAGATCTCCACTGCTACCTGGTATGGAGCTACTTAGCTGGCAAATGCGTTTTTCTCCATCCCTGTCCATAAGACCCACCAGATGCAGTTTGTTTTCAGCTTGTGAGGGCTGCAGTACACCTTTGCCATCCTACTTTAGGTATCTATTAACTCTCCATCTCTATGTCATCATTTATTTAGCAGGGATCTTGACCACCTTTTCCTTCCACAAGCTATCACACTAGTCCATTACACTGATGACATTATGTTGATTGGACCTAGTGAGCAAGAAGTAGCAACTTCCCTAGACTTACTGATAAGGTGTCTACTTGTATGAGGTGGGAATAAATCCAACTACAATTCAGGGGTCTTCTATCTCAGTGAAATATCTAGGGGTCCAGTGTTGGTTATTCTGGCCCATTCCAAGTGACTCAGAAAGCTACTAATTTGAGTAGGGCCCAGAACCAGAGAAGGCTCTGGATCAGGTCCAGGGTGTCATGCAAACTGCCTTGCCACTTgcgccatatgatccagcagacccaGTGGTGCTTGAAAGTGTCAGTGGCAGGAAGGGATGCTGTTTGGAGACTTTGGTAAGCCCCTACAGTATTTTAGAGCAAGGCTCTGCCATCTTTGCAGATGACTACTCTCCTTTCGAGAAACAGCTGTTGGGCGGCTACCAGGCCTTCGTAGAAGCTGAATGCTTAACCGTGGGCCACGAGGTTACCATGCGACTTGAGCTGCCCATCATAAACTGGGTGGTATCTGACCCACCAAGCCATAAAGTTGGGGGTGCACAGCAGCACTCCATCATCCAAGGGAAGTGGTATATACATAACCAGGCCCGAGCAGGCCCTGAAGGCACAATAAGTTACACAGAGAAGTGGCCCAAATTCCCACGGTCCCTACCTTTGCTACACTGCCTTCTCTACCCCAGCCTGCACCTGTGGCCCCGTGGGGCATTCTCTATGATCAGTTGCCAGGGGAAGAAAAGACTTGGGCCTGGTTTAGAGATGGTTCTGCGCCATCTGCAGGCAGCACCACAGGTGGACAGCGGCAACGCGACGGCCTGTCTCTGGGGCATCCCTGAAGGACGTGGTGAAGGAAATGCTCCTAGTGGGCAGAACTTCGAGCAATGCACCTGACTGCTTGGAAGGGTAACTGGCCAGATGTGCGGTTATATACCAGTCCATGGGCCCTGGCCAGTGTTTTAGGTGGATGGTCAGGGACTTGGGAAGAATATGATTGGAAAATTGGCAACAAAGGAATTTGGGGAAGAGGTATGGATAGACCTCTCTGGATGGGCAAAAAATGTAACAATATTTGTGTCCCATGTGAATGCTCACCAAAGGGTGACCTCAGCAGAGGAGGACGTTAGTAATCAAGTAGATAGGATGACCCGTTCTGTGGATTCCAATTGGCCTCTTTCCCCAGACACAAAGTGTCCTCTTTCCTACAGCAAAGTGTCTGTGGTGCCAGGGATGGAGGTGATGTGTGGGCTCAGCAACGTGGACTTCCACTCACCAAGTCCAGCCCGGCTATGGCCACTGCTGAGTGCCCAATCTGCCAGCAACAGAGACTAGTACTGAGTCCCAATATGGTACCAATCCCCAGACTGATCAGCCAGCTCCCTGGTGGCAGGTTGACTACCTTGGACCACTTCCACTGTGGAAAGGGCAGCTGGCTTGATAGATGGGTGGAAGGGCCCCTTGCAGACTCACTTACAGTGCCAGCTAGGTGGAGATACCCTCTGGGGCAGGGGCAAGGTTCTCCAGAAGGCTGTATACACTCAGAGTCAGCGTTCAGTGTACGGTGCCGTTTTTCCCACAGCCAGGATTCACGGTGCAGGCATCAGGCGCTGGAAATGGGGGTGGCACCACTCTCTATTACCCCCAGTGACCCATGGGCAAAAGCTTTGCTTCCTGTTTCTGCAGCATCATGCTCTGCTGGCCTAGAGGTCTTAGCTCCAGAGGGAGGAGGCTTCCACAAGGAAACACAACAATGATTCCATTGAACCGGAAGTTAAAACTGTCCCTCAGCCACTTTGGGCTCCTCATGCCTCTGAATCAACAGGCAAGGAATGGACTTCCTGTGCTGGCTGGGGCGATTGATCCTGACTACCAAGGGGAAATTGGACTGCTGGTCCACACTGGAGGTAAGGAAGACTATGTCTGGAATATGGGACATCCCTTAGGGTGTCTCTTAGTATTACTTACCATGCCCTATGATTAAAGCCAATGGAAAACTACAATAACCCGATTCAGGCAGGAGTACTAATGGCCCATATCCTAGAGGATGAAGTTTGGGTCATCCTACCAGCTAAAGAGCTACAACCAGTTGAGGTGTTTGCTGAGGGCAAATGGAATATGGAACAGATAGTGGAAGAAGGTAATTATGAAAGCAATGATGAACATGTGACCACTTACAGAAACAAGGGCTATAATTGTCATGAgtatttccttcttattttgttatgaatatgtgtgtatataaacatatattaagcaaatatctttgtttttattattcttctATTGCTTTATTATGTAACCTATATCATACAGAGGTTATTGACTTTATATCATAGTATTTAAGTATTGTTAACTTTCCATGATATTATTCAAGTTAAGGATACCGGGGAAGAGTAGGAGACATCACTCGAGGACTTAACCTCCTCTTCTGAGGAAGGCGTTAGTGTGTTTTACTTTGTACTGCAGAATAGTTATATCATATGAGATGGAATTAAGATCTATTATTGTCTTTACTTGGAGAGTAAGTGTGATGTAAGGAGATGTGTATAAGTGCCAAGTAGAAAACGGGTGGAattgtgatggctaattttatgtgtcaagttgactgggctaagggatgccaaAATAggtggtaaaacattatttctgggtgtgtctgtgaagatGTTTCGCTCGCATTTGAATGGCAAACTGAATAAAGAAGATTCGCCCTCAGCGATGTGGGTGGCATCATTCAATCCTTTGAGGGCCCaaatagaataaaaaggcaaaagaagggccgatttcctctcttcttgagctgggacatct contains the following coding sequences:
- the LOC132357883 gene encoding 40-kDa huntingtin-associated protein, with the translated sequence MAASAAGLGGGSGPGPEAGDFLARYRQVCNKLKKRFLRKPNVAEAGEQFSQLGRELRAQECLPYAAWCQLAVARCQQALFHGPGEALALTEAARLFLRQERDAHQRLACPAAYGEPLQAAAAALGAAVRLHLELGQPAAAAALCLELAAALRDLGQPAAAAGHFQRAAQLQLPQLPLAALQALGDAASCQLLARDYSGALALFTRMQRLALEHGAHPLPPPGPQPPPQPQPKPPGPQPGAGAASAPPLALLPPGAGSAAAAAPSPAALGAFADVLVRCEVSRVLLLLLLQPPPAKLLPEHAHTLEKYSWEAFDGHGQDGSGPLPEELFLLLQSLVMATHEKDTEAVKSLQVEMWPLLSAEQNHLLHLVLQETISPSGQGI
- the LOC132357885 gene encoding histone H2A-Bbd type 2/3-like — its product is MPGKRGRGGSPGRRSRTARAERSCSVSHLERLLREGHYAQRLSSSAPVSLGAIIQYLTARVLGRAGHEAQNSGRRRLTPELVDVAARNNALLSGFFSTSTISQAAPAQH